The nucleotide sequence TTAGGGGATTGCTATAGAATATAGGGCTTACTACCTAGATTCTCATTTACGAAGTGGTTTTTCCGGTAGCAGCGCCGTTCGAACTCAGGCCATAAGCAGGGGATAGAACTGACTAAACAATTTTTTGCCGAAAATTGCAAAGGACGAAAGAAATGAATACAAGCAGCGCCGAATTTTTAGCTACTAAAGCTAACAAAGACTCAGCCAATACAAATACCGTAGCAGCGCCTCCAGAAATGATTGGTGCTGAAATGCTCGTGCATGCACTGCATAAAGAGGGCGTTGAATACGTCTGGGGTTATCCAGGTGGTTCCGTACTCTTTATCTACGATGAAATTTTTAAACAAAATAAGTTCGAACACATTTTGGTTCGCCATGAACAAGCAGCAGTTCATGCAGCAGATGGCTATGCACGTGCTACCGGTAAGGTCGGTGTCGCATTAGTTACATCAGGTCCTGGTGTTACGAATGCCGTTACGGGTATCGCTACTGCATACACTGATTCGATCCCAATGGTGATCATCAGCGGTAACGTGCCAACATATGCAATTGGTGAGGATGCCTTCCAAGAAGCTGACACTGTTGGCATTACTCGCCCAGTGGTAAAGCACAACTTCCTCGTGAAGGATGTGAAAGATTTACCACTGGTGCTGAAGAAAGCTTTCCATATTGCGCAGACTGGTCGTCCAGGTCCAGTGTTGATTGATATTCCGAAAGACGTATCTGCTGCCAAAGGTCCGTTTGTCTATCCAGAGACTCTGGAGATGCGCTCATATAACCCCGTAATCAAGGGCCACAGCGGTCAAATCCGTAAAGCGATTGCTTTATTGCAAGAAGCTGAACGCCCATATATTTACACTGGTGGTGGCATCATCCTAGCTGACGCAGCACCAGAGCTCAAAGAGTTTGCGGATTTATTGGGTTACCCAGTTACTAATACCTTGATGGGTCTTGGTGGCTTCCCAGGTACAAGTCCACAGTTTGTTGGTATGTTGGGTATGCATGGAACATACGAAGCCAATATGGCAATGCAACACAGTGATGTATTGATTGCGATCGGCGCACGCTT is from Polynucleobacter sp. MWH-UH23A and encodes:
- a CDS encoding acetolactate synthase 3 catalytic subunit; amino-acid sequence: MNTSSAEFLATKANKDSANTNTVAAPPEMIGAEMLVHALHKEGVEYVWGYPGGSVLFIYDEIFKQNKFEHILVRHEQAAVHAADGYARATGKVGVALVTSGPGVTNAVTGIATAYTDSIPMVIISGNVPTYAIGEDAFQEADTVGITRPVVKHNFLVKDVKDLPLVLKKAFHIAQTGRPGPVLIDIPKDVSAAKGPFVYPETLEMRSYNPVIKGHSGQIRKAIALLQEAERPYIYTGGGIILADAAPELKEFADLLGYPVTNTLMGLGGFPGTSPQFVGMLGMHGTYEANMAMQHSDVLIAIGARFDDRVIGNTAHFASHPRKIIHIDIDPSVISKRVKVDVPIVGNLKEVLVEMTAQLKAAGPRKNGDKVAAWWDQINEWRKKDCLKYDEASQIVKPQYVVQMLWELTGGDAFICSDVGQHQMWAAQFYKFDKPRRWINSGGLGTMGVGLPYAMGIKKAFPEKDVFTITGEGSIQMCIQELSTCKQYDTPVKIVSLNNRYLGMVRQWQELTYNKRYSSSYMDSLPDFVKLAEAYGHVGMRIENKSDVEGALKEAIRLKERTVFMDFQTDPEENVWPMVQAGKGITEMLLGSEDL